The Octopus sinensis unplaced genomic scaffold, ASM634580v1 Contig12731, whole genome shotgun sequence genome window below encodes:
- the LOC115229461 gene encoding uncharacterized protein LOC115229461 produces MLVPDKSQFLNLESYVARLCRYFSALPPMGPRHQNPPSNVPSDLESWTHVIVRDDSVKGPLVSPYKGPFRVISRTPKVLKLDINGRSETVSVDRLKRAYFEVSTSFDDPTSTTIVEPSHAPLTTPPFTHAPLTTPPFTHAPLSTPTSSSQPASNKPYVMRSGRTVHWPKKLSKTIYI; encoded by the coding sequence atgttggtgccagacaagtcACAGTTTCTTAATTTAGAGTCTTATGTTGCTCGACTATGCAGATATTTTTCTGCCCTTCCTCCAATGGGCCCTCGACACCAAAATCCTCCTTCTAATGTGCCATCAGATCTTGAGTCTTGGACGCATGTTATTGTTCGTGATGATTCTGTCAAAGGACCTCTTGTTTCTCcttataaaggaccttttcgtgtgaTTTCCCGAACGCCGAAAGTGTTAAAACTTGACATTAacggtcgttcggagaccgtctCCGTAGACCGTCTTAAAAGGGCATATTTTGAGGTGTCCACATCTTTTGATGACCCCACTTCCACAACCATCGTTGAACCTTCACATGCACCTTTGACAACACCACCATTCacacatgcacctttgacaaCACCACCATTTACACATGCACCTTTATCAACACCAACATCGTCGTCGCAGCCCGCATCGAACAAACCTTATGTTATGAGGTCAGGCAGAACTGTTCACTGGCCAAAGAAACTTTCAAAGAcgatttatatttaa
- the LOC115229462 gene encoding uncharacterized protein LOC115229462, with protein sequence MAASGLPSFTGDAGLWLAHVESHFAAHAVPPQQQLHLLYSSLPSRLATSVRDLIMSPHPDATYASVKAEILRRNTRSEESQFNELMADEQLGDRTPSQFLHHLRELSGNAADAPLLRKIFFSRLPAHVQTMLATALESVSVDQIATMADKILEFSGPSPSRGLYACTEPPPTFSPTQNSLAERIDALTQ encoded by the coding sequence ATGGCTGCATCAGGTTTGCCTTCATTCACAGGGGATGCGGGTCTGTGGCTTGCCCATGTGGAGTCGCATTTTGCCGCACATGCCGTTCCTCCACAGCAGCAGTTGCATCTGCTATATTCGAGTTTGCCTTCCCGACTCGCCACATCGGTCAGGGATCTCATAATGAGTCCCCACCCTGACGCCACATACGCGTCAGTAAAAGCCGAAATCCTCCGCCGCAACACGCGGTCGGAGGAGAGTCAATTTAATGAGCTGATGGCCGACGAACAGTTGGGGGACAGGACTCCATCCCAGTTCCTGCACCACCTAAGGGAGCTAAGCGGGAACGCAGCAGACGCACCACTCTTGCGGAAGATTTTCTTCTCCAGGTTGCCTGCCCACGTGCAGACAATGTTGGCCACGGCACTGGAGTCTGTGTCAGTAGACCAGATTGCCACGATGGCCgataaaatattagaattttcGGGACCATCTCCATCGCGAGGCCTGTACGCATGTACAGAGCCCCCTCCGACATTTTCTCCGACGCAAAATTCTCTAGCCGAGAGGATCGATGCACTTACGCAGTGA
- the LOC118761368 gene encoding 39S ribosomal protein L9, mitochondrial-like, giving the protein MYLAIPMSGDNPWVLSKEHVVVAFRLRGVEVAEEVITLPDKIITEPEEIDIQLKMNGKEEVTVKCLIILKHKDPSKDVIPTNLPTTLKRQKEHRQIGND; this is encoded by the exons ATGTACCTTGCTATTCCAATGAGTGGTGATAATCCATGGGTGTTGAGCAAGGAGCATGTTGTTGTGGCTTTTAGACTGAGG GGTGTTGAAGTAGCTGAAGAAGTCATCACTCTgcctgataaaataattacagaacctgaggaaatagatatacaattGAAA ATGAATGGTAAAGAAGAGGTGACGGTGAAATGCCTCATTATTTTGAAACATAAAGATCCTTCGAAAGACGTTATTCCTACCAACTTACCAACCACGTTAAAAAGACAAAAGGAGCACAGACAAATAGGGAATGATTAA